In one Vulgatibacter incomptus genomic region, the following are encoded:
- a CDS encoding ABC transporter ATP-binding protein yields MSDLVLRVKNLHVQYAVDGGVAKAVDGVSLELPRGKTLAVVGESGSGKSQTMYGILGLVPRPPGKVFGDGAWFEGEDLLTASEKRLRALRGDRIAMIFQDPMTALNPFLTVERQLTEVLEVHKGVSRKAARGEALDMLRRVGIPDPERRIDQYPHQFSGGMRQRVMIAMALLCRPALLVADEPTTALDVTIQAQILELLRTLQAELGSSTILITHDLGVVAGNADYVAVMYAGRVVERGTAEEIFRDPRHPYTQGLLASVPRLDAAQKELLVPIAGQPPDPTRLPSGCPFRSRCDRASDRCAQAYPEVRTVGEGREVACWAA; encoded by the coding sequence GTGAGCGACCTCGTACTCCGGGTGAAGAATCTACACGTCCAATACGCGGTGGACGGCGGCGTCGCGAAGGCGGTGGACGGCGTCAGCCTCGAGCTGCCCCGCGGCAAGACGCTGGCCGTGGTGGGCGAGTCCGGCTCGGGAAAGAGCCAGACGATGTACGGCATCCTGGGCCTCGTGCCCCGGCCTCCCGGCAAGGTCTTCGGCGACGGCGCCTGGTTCGAGGGAGAGGACCTCCTGACGGCCAGCGAGAAGCGGCTCCGCGCGCTCCGCGGCGATCGGATCGCGATGATCTTCCAGGATCCGATGACCGCGCTGAACCCCTTCCTCACCGTGGAGCGCCAGCTCACCGAGGTCCTCGAGGTCCACAAGGGCGTGAGCCGCAAGGCCGCCCGCGGCGAGGCCCTCGACATGCTCCGTCGGGTGGGGATCCCGGATCCCGAGAGGCGGATCGACCAGTATCCGCACCAGTTCTCCGGCGGCATGCGCCAGCGGGTGATGATCGCCATGGCCCTGCTCTGCCGCCCGGCGCTCCTCGTGGCAGACGAGCCGACCACCGCCCTCGACGTGACGATCCAGGCGCAGATCCTCGAGCTCCTGCGGACCCTCCAGGCCGAGCTCGGGAGCTCGACGATCCTCATCACCCACGACCTCGGCGTGGTGGCCGGGAACGCCGACTACGTCGCCGTGATGTACGCCGGCCGCGTGGTCGAGCGCGGAACCGCCGAGGAGATCTTCCGGGATCCCCGGCACCCGTACACGCAAGGGCTCCTCGCCAGCGTGCCTCGCCTCGACGCCGCGCAGAAGGAGCTCCTCGTCCCCATCGCCGGTCAGCCGCCCGATCCTACGCGGCTCCCGTCCGGCTGCCCCTTCCGCTCGCGATGCGACAGGGCCAGCGATCGCTGTGCCCAGGCCTACCCGGAGGTGCGCACCGTGGGTGAAGGGAGGGAGGTCGCATGCTGGGCGGCGTGA
- a CDS encoding ABC transporter permease, with product MTSTANAVRFSDEAAETVEGTSLWQDAWKRLKKNRMAVASAGVLAVVILFCVVGPWLVGYGFEEQDLAYGAQGASWGHWFGTDLHGRDLLVRSMYGGRISLLVGLCATAVSLTIGVAYGAVSGYFGGRLDAAMMRAVDVLYTIPFMFVVILFLVLFGRSMVMLFVALGAVSWLTMARIVRGQVLSLKQSEFVEAARASGVGHGGIIFRHLVPNALGPIIIYTTLTIPRVMLEEAFLSYLGLGVQPPMASWGLLVSDGANAMTFFPHMLLFPGAILTVTLFALNFLGDGLRDALDPRMRT from the coding sequence ATGACGTCCACCGCAAACGCTGTCCGGTTCTCAGACGAGGCCGCCGAGACCGTCGAGGGGACCTCCCTCTGGCAGGACGCCTGGAAGCGGCTGAAGAAGAATCGCATGGCGGTCGCATCCGCCGGCGTGCTCGCCGTCGTGATCCTCTTCTGCGTCGTGGGCCCCTGGCTCGTCGGCTACGGCTTCGAGGAGCAGGACCTCGCCTACGGTGCGCAGGGCGCGAGCTGGGGGCACTGGTTCGGCACCGACCTCCACGGGCGGGATCTCCTCGTCCGCTCGATGTACGGCGGCCGGATCTCGCTCCTCGTGGGCCTCTGCGCCACGGCCGTCTCGCTCACCATCGGCGTCGCCTATGGCGCCGTCAGCGGCTACTTCGGCGGCCGCCTCGACGCGGCCATGATGCGGGCGGTGGACGTGCTCTACACCATCCCCTTCATGTTCGTGGTGATCCTCTTCCTGGTGCTCTTCGGCCGATCGATGGTGATGCTCTTCGTCGCCCTCGGCGCCGTCTCCTGGCTCACCATGGCGCGGATCGTGCGAGGCCAGGTGCTCTCGCTCAAGCAGAGCGAGTTCGTCGAGGCGGCTCGGGCGAGCGGCGTCGGCCACGGCGGGATCATCTTCCGCCACCTGGTCCCCAACGCCCTCGGACCCATCATCATCTACACGACGCTGACGATCCCCCGCGTGATGCTCGAGGAGGCCTTCCTCTCCTACCTGGGCCTGGGCGTGCAGCCGCCCATGGCTTCGTGGGGCCTCCTGGTCTCCGACGGCGCCAACGCCATGACCTTCTTCCCGCACATGCTCCTCTTCCCCGGCGCGATCCTCACGGTGACGCTCTTCGCGCTCAACTTCCTCGGCGACGGTCTGCGCGACGCCCTCGATCCCCGGATGCGCACGTGA
- a CDS encoding ABC transporter permease — translation MGRYLLRRILGIVPVLLVIFTLSFVLMRAAPGGPFDAEKPVPAEVKRNLERQYHLREPWCEARFLPALQQPALSADAERAIRAESAGASRLEQLCTGAFQYGWLLSNYVRGDFGPSYKYKDRSVNEFIASGLPITIRLGLVAVVFALLIGLGAGLISAMKQNLWQDHAAMGAALLGISIPNFVLGPVLIFVFSLTLFWLPPARWDGWQYMILPGFTLGSVYAAYIARLTRGGMLEVVRQDYIRTARAKGLSERLVILRHAVRGGLLPVVSYLGPAMAGLFTGSIVIERIFNIPGMGRYFVDAALNRDITLAMAVVVVDAVFLLVANLVVDVVLGLLDPRVRYE, via the coding sequence ATGGGCCGCTACCTCCTGCGCCGGATCCTCGGGATCGTCCCGGTGCTCCTGGTGATCTTCACCTTGAGCTTCGTGCTGATGCGCGCCGCGCCCGGCGGGCCGTTCGACGCCGAGAAGCCCGTTCCCGCCGAGGTGAAGCGCAACCTCGAGCGCCAGTATCACCTGCGCGAGCCGTGGTGCGAGGCGCGCTTCCTGCCCGCTCTCCAGCAGCCGGCCCTCTCCGCCGACGCCGAGCGCGCGATCCGCGCCGAATCCGCCGGCGCCTCGAGGCTCGAGCAGCTCTGCACCGGCGCCTTCCAATACGGCTGGCTGCTGTCCAACTACGTCCGCGGCGACTTCGGTCCGTCCTACAAATACAAGGACCGGAGCGTGAACGAGTTCATCGCGTCGGGGCTGCCGATCACGATCCGCCTCGGCCTGGTGGCCGTGGTCTTCGCGCTCCTCATCGGCCTGGGCGCCGGCCTCATCTCGGCGATGAAGCAGAACCTCTGGCAGGACCACGCCGCCATGGGCGCCGCGCTCCTCGGGATCTCGATCCCGAACTTCGTTCTCGGCCCGGTGCTGATCTTCGTCTTCTCGCTCACCCTCTTCTGGCTGCCGCCGGCTCGGTGGGACGGCTGGCAATACATGATCCTGCCGGGCTTCACCCTGGGCAGCGTCTACGCGGCGTACATCGCGCGCCTCACCCGGGGTGGAATGCTCGAGGTGGTGCGCCAGGACTACATCCGCACGGCCCGGGCCAAGGGCCTCTCCGAGCGGCTGGTGATCCTCCGTCACGCGGTGCGCGGGGGCCTGCTGCCGGTGGTCTCCTATCTGGGCCCGGCGATGGCCGGCCTCTTCACGGGCTCGATCGTGATCGAGCGGATCTTCAACATCCCCGGCATGGGTCGCTACTTCGTGGACGCCGCCCTCAACCGGGACATCACGCTGGCGATGGCCGTCGTCGTGGTGGACGCGGTCTTCCTGCTGGTGGCGAACCTCGTCGTGGACGTGGTGCTCGGCCTGCTCGATCCCCGGGTGAGGTACGAATGA
- a CDS encoding peptide ABC transporter substrate-binding protein, whose translation MIPRLLLSCLSIALLLPSCKRDGATYGPASRPRHENVFYLGGGAEPESIDPGKAYDSPGFNVSRNLFEGLMRYDPRTLKPLPGVADRYEESEDGKHFLFHLRPDAKWSNGRPVTAADFEWSWKRVLAPETGAQYAALLWDLEGGKAFADGIGPADAVGLKALDDRTLEVKLERPIPWFVELLSFGPFTPVPREIVEKWGIEWTRPEHIVTNGPFVLSKWVINYEIELGKSLTYWGRDEVRLDKAVFVVSDDNYAMMRLYRTGELDWIGSDTKPPQEYLDYLATRSDYRTSRDLTTYFYWFNLRDDSPASALKDKRVRKALDMSIDKESIVKFVMRGGERPAGTVVPDLFVDEGYVPPPGNPYDPEGARKLLAAAGYGPGGKRMPPIELIYNTHEGHRMVAEALQQMWKKELGIDVEIVNQEWKVYMNNRTEGYFQIARAGWTGDFQDPYSFLSMFVTGAEMNEARWSNAEYDRLIDEALTRLDTKSRYELYAKAEAILVDELPVLPVYFYSQKTLQGSWVKGWYPNAQDIHPLRDIWLESK comes from the coding sequence TTGATTCCGCGCCTCCTGCTGTCGTGTCTGTCGATCGCCCTCCTCCTGCCGTCGTGCAAGCGGGACGGCGCGACCTATGGCCCCGCGAGCCGCCCGCGCCACGAGAACGTCTTCTACCTGGGGGGCGGCGCCGAGCCGGAGTCGATCGATCCCGGAAAAGCGTACGACTCACCGGGCTTCAACGTCTCGCGCAACCTCTTCGAAGGCCTGATGCGCTACGACCCGCGCACGCTGAAGCCGCTGCCCGGCGTCGCGGATCGCTACGAGGAGAGTGAAGACGGAAAGCACTTCTTGTTTCATTTGCGCCCCGACGCGAAGTGGTCGAACGGGAGGCCCGTCACGGCGGCCGACTTCGAGTGGTCGTGGAAGCGCGTGCTCGCCCCGGAGACCGGCGCCCAGTACGCGGCGCTGCTCTGGGATCTCGAGGGCGGAAAGGCCTTCGCCGACGGCATCGGGCCGGCGGACGCGGTGGGCCTGAAGGCCCTCGACGATCGCACCCTCGAGGTGAAGCTCGAGAGGCCGATTCCGTGGTTCGTGGAGCTGCTCTCGTTCGGCCCGTTCACGCCGGTCCCGCGCGAGATCGTCGAGAAGTGGGGCATCGAGTGGACGCGCCCCGAGCACATCGTGACCAACGGTCCGTTCGTGCTCTCGAAGTGGGTGATCAACTACGAGATCGAGCTTGGCAAGAGCCTCACCTATTGGGGACGCGACGAGGTGAGGCTCGACAAGGCGGTGTTCGTCGTCTCCGACGACAACTACGCGATGATGCGCCTCTACCGCACCGGCGAGCTCGACTGGATCGGCTCCGACACCAAGCCGCCCCAGGAGTATCTCGACTACCTGGCGACCCGGAGCGACTACCGCACGAGCCGCGATCTCACGACGTATTTCTATTGGTTCAACCTGCGGGACGACTCGCCCGCCTCGGCGCTGAAGGACAAGAGAGTCCGCAAGGCCCTCGACATGTCGATCGACAAGGAGTCGATCGTGAAGTTCGTCATGAGGGGAGGAGAGCGGCCCGCCGGCACCGTGGTGCCCGACCTCTTCGTGGACGAGGGCTACGTGCCGCCTCCCGGGAACCCCTACGATCCGGAGGGAGCGCGCAAGCTCCTCGCCGCTGCGGGCTACGGCCCCGGAGGCAAGCGCATGCCGCCCATCGAGCTCATCTACAACACCCACGAAGGGCATCGGATGGTGGCCGAGGCGCTCCAGCAGATGTGGAAGAAGGAGCTCGGGATCGACGTGGAGATCGTGAACCAGGAGTGGAAGGTCTACATGAACAACCGGACCGAGGGCTATTTCCAGATCGCCCGGGCCGGCTGGACAGGCGACTTCCAGGATCCCTACTCGTTCCTCTCGATGTTCGTGACCGGCGCGGAGATGAACGAGGCGAGGTGGAGCAACGCCGAGTACGACCGCCTGATCGACGAGGCCCTCACCCGCCTGGACACGAAGTCGCGCTACGAGCTCTACGCGAAGGCCGAGGCGATCCTGGTCGACGAGCTGCCGGTGCTGCCGGTCTACTTCTACTCGCAGAAGACGCTGCAGGGCTCCTGGGTGAAGGGGTGGTACCCGAACGCCCAGGACATCCACCCGCTGCGCGACATCTGGCTGGAGTCCAAGTAG
- a CDS encoding PHP-associated domain-containing protein has protein sequence MLIDLHVHSSRTPGCSLDPAEAVARAQALGLDGICFTDLDTLGGVEELHALREKASIAVLVGMEAVTNHGHFLCFFPDPAGVRPEEVLGAEAPTARPARDVVEAVLAKGGAVVAAHPYDRDLEKPMGDFVFTLRSLTAVEGYTGTRRVNVNELAIEAADHLSVPCVGGSGAMAGYDEIGTAATLFKEPVRDEAELVRALRDGAVWAVAVGVPPRFHGDDVAARPPREERGGRRPWERRGGRGGGRGRGDRRGR, from the coding sequence TTGCTCATCGATCTCCATGTCCACTCCAGCCGGACCCCCGGCTGCTCGCTCGATCCGGCTGAGGCGGTGGCGCGAGCACAGGCCCTGGGCCTGGACGGGATCTGCTTCACCGACCTCGACACGCTGGGCGGCGTGGAGGAGCTCCACGCCCTCCGCGAGAAGGCGTCGATCGCGGTGCTCGTGGGAATGGAGGCGGTCACGAACCACGGCCACTTCCTCTGCTTCTTCCCCGATCCCGCCGGCGTCAGGCCGGAGGAGGTCCTGGGCGCGGAGGCTCCGACCGCCCGCCCGGCGCGGGACGTGGTCGAGGCGGTGCTCGCGAAGGGCGGGGCGGTGGTCGCGGCCCATCCCTACGACCGCGACCTCGAGAAGCCGATGGGCGACTTCGTCTTCACCCTGCGCAGCCTCACGGCGGTCGAGGGCTACACCGGCACCCGCCGCGTCAACGTGAACGAGCTCGCGATCGAGGCGGCGGATCACCTCTCCGTGCCTTGCGTGGGCGGCAGCGGCGCGATGGCCGGCTACGACGAGATCGGCACCGCCGCCACGCTCTTCAAGGAGCCGGTGCGCGACGAAGCCGAGCTGGTGCGGGCGCTTCGGGACGGCGCCGTCTGGGCGGTCGCGGTGGGAGTCCCGCCCCGCTTCCATGGCGACGACGTCGCGGCGCGTCCTCCGCGCGAAGAGCGGGGCGGGCGCCGCCCCTGGGAACGGCGGGGCGGTCGCGGCGGCGGCCGGGGCCGCGGTGACCGTCGGGGTCGATAA
- a CDS encoding LPP20 family lipoprotein translates to MRTRFDQKWLAVAAVIAAGACGFGCASTPKTPADAVQGELTDAPDWVRKGCSAYFGDSKDKRICGVGAAGSTRNAALARTGAIARGRTEIARSLEVQVQAMLKDYQASTTGGEAFGSAAADDQHLVDVSRQVTETSLSGTTLVDSWISKTGTFYALVALDVEGFKDAVSKMENLSERVRAAVVQRADRAFEDLDRQIDKRHER, encoded by the coding sequence ATGCGAACGAGGTTCGACCAGAAGTGGCTGGCGGTCGCGGCGGTCATCGCCGCGGGCGCGTGTGGTTTCGGCTGCGCGAGCACGCCCAAGACGCCGGCGGACGCCGTCCAGGGCGAGCTCACCGACGCGCCCGATTGGGTGCGCAAGGGCTGCTCCGCCTACTTCGGCGATTCGAAGGACAAGCGGATCTGCGGCGTGGGCGCTGCCGGGAGCACCCGGAACGCGGCCCTCGCGAGGACCGGGGCCATCGCCCGCGGCCGCACCGAGATCGCGCGGTCGCTCGAGGTGCAGGTCCAGGCGATGCTCAAGGACTACCAGGCCAGCACGACTGGAGGAGAGGCGTTCGGCAGCGCTGCCGCTGACGACCAGCACCTCGTCGACGTGAGCCGCCAGGTGACCGAGACCAGCCTGTCGGGCACCACCCTCGTCGACTCGTGGATCTCCAAGACGGGGACGTTCTACGCGCTCGTCGCCCTCGACGTCGAAGGCTTCAAGGACGCGGTCTCCAAGATGGAGAACCTCTCGGAGCGTGTCCGGGCCGCGGTGGTCCAGCGGGCCGACCGCGCCTTCGAGGATCTCGATCGGCAGATCGACAAGCGCCACGAGCGCTGA
- a CDS encoding M48 family metallopeptidase, which produces MRLKLPILFFLAAGLAGCASVNKTMDKGTGTLGELLLPLSEEVSLGKQLSADVDKQEKVLNDPEVQAWVNQLGQKIVAASGDKRKGVRYTFTVIDKPGVINAFALPGGHIYVYSGLITAARSEAELASVLGHEVGHVTERHAAKSLGTAYGLEALSTVALGKKPGTVTQIASGIAAQGYMSRHSRDAERDADTKGLDYLIRAGYDAKAMPRFFQELVRVSGKSSSLEQFFASHPDPAERAKTLEASIRSKGGAAGKTEIIGGFDRIKARLLGNTSVPASSTGAPSAPSGSGAPAPGPAPAPAPAR; this is translated from the coding sequence ATGCGATTGAAGCTGCCGATCCTCTTCTTCCTGGCCGCGGGCCTCGCCGGCTGCGCCTCCGTCAACAAGACCATGGACAAGGGCACCGGCACCCTCGGCGAGCTGCTCCTGCCCCTCTCCGAGGAGGTCTCGCTGGGCAAGCAGCTCTCCGCCGACGTGGACAAGCAGGAGAAGGTCCTGAACGACCCGGAGGTGCAGGCCTGGGTGAACCAGCTCGGTCAGAAGATCGTCGCGGCGTCCGGGGACAAGCGGAAGGGCGTCCGCTACACCTTCACGGTCATCGACAAGCCGGGCGTGATCAACGCCTTCGCCCTGCCGGGCGGGCACATCTACGTGTACTCGGGCCTCATCACCGCGGCGCGTAGCGAGGCGGAGCTCGCGTCGGTGCTGGGGCACGAGGTCGGTCACGTGACCGAGCGACACGCAGCGAAGTCCCTGGGCACCGCCTATGGTCTCGAGGCGCTGTCGACCGTCGCCCTCGGGAAGAAGCCCGGGACCGTCACGCAGATCGCCTCGGGGATCGCGGCCCAGGGCTACATGTCCCGCCACTCCCGCGACGCGGAGCGCGACGCGGACACCAAGGGCCTCGATTACCTGATCCGCGCCGGCTACGACGCCAAGGCGATGCCCCGCTTCTTCCAGGAGCTGGTCCGGGTGAGCGGCAAGTCGAGCTCCCTCGAGCAGTTCTTCGCTTCGCACCCCGATCCGGCGGAGCGGGCGAAGACCCTGGAGGCGTCGATCCGCTCCAAGGGCGGCGCTGCCGGCAAGACCGAGATCATCGGCGGCTTCGACCGGATCAAGGCGCGCCTCCTCGGCAACACCTCGGTGCCGGCCTCGTCCACCGGCGCGCCTTCCGCTCCGAGCGGAAGCGGCGCTCCGGCCCCCGGCCCCGCCCCGGCTCCTGCGCCGGCGCGCTAG
- the holB gene encoding DNA polymerase III subunit delta' has product MNLSSIFGQPRATSMLRSALERRRIHHAWLFAGPEGVGKEAAARAFAASLLCRAGGGEPVVEACGTCPSCQKLDRGVHPDLVEILPEAEAVARKRIAREDLPKAPSRELKIDQIRKLQASLSLAPLEGPRRVVVMIGADTLNAPAQNAFLKTLEEPPTGTHIVLLADTADALLPTTRSRCVRVPFAPLPLELVAERVAEQTGDGLERARLRAALAGGSLGAALRIDGPALESRGRILEAIEALDPADLRPLLRLAEELGGKGREESELALDVVALFYRDAALGAEGVSDDALANQDQAALVRAAAARGAEDALRRHRLALRAKAAIGRHAMGRLAFERMLLGFVMPEEA; this is encoded by the coding sequence TTGAACCTCTCGTCCATCTTCGGCCAGCCCCGTGCCACTTCGATGCTCCGCTCCGCGCTGGAGCGGCGGAGGATCCACCACGCCTGGCTCTTCGCCGGGCCGGAAGGGGTGGGCAAGGAGGCCGCCGCGCGGGCCTTCGCCGCCTCGCTCCTCTGCCGGGCGGGCGGGGGTGAACCGGTGGTAGAGGCGTGCGGCACCTGCCCGTCATGCCAGAAGCTCGACCGCGGGGTCCATCCCGATCTGGTGGAGATCCTCCCCGAGGCCGAGGCGGTCGCCCGCAAGCGGATCGCGCGGGAGGACCTGCCCAAGGCTCCGTCGCGGGAGCTGAAGATCGACCAGATTCGCAAGCTTCAGGCGTCCCTTTCCCTGGCGCCCCTCGAGGGCCCGCGCAGGGTCGTCGTGATGATCGGTGCGGACACCCTGAACGCCCCGGCGCAGAATGCATTTCTGAAGACGCTGGAAGAGCCCCCCACCGGCACGCACATCGTCCTCCTGGCGGATACCGCTGACGCACTCCTCCCCACCACCCGCTCCCGCTGCGTGAGGGTCCCGTTCGCCCCGCTGCCCCTCGAGCTCGTGGCCGAGAGGGTGGCCGAGCAGACCGGCGACGGCCTCGAGCGGGCCAGGCTCCGTGCGGCGCTGGCAGGGGGATCCCTCGGCGCCGCCCTCCGGATCGACGGCCCGGCCCTCGAGTCCCGCGGCCGGATCCTGGAGGCGATCGAGGCGCTGGATCCGGCGGATCTGCGCCCGCTCCTCCGCCTGGCCGAGGAGCTGGGCGGCAAGGGCCGCGAGGAGAGCGAGCTGGCACTCGACGTGGTGGCGCTCTTCTACCGGGACGCGGCCCTCGGAGCGGAGGGAGTCTCCGATGACGCCCTCGCCAACCAGGATCAGGCGGCGCTGGTCCGAGCCGCCGCGGCGCGGGGAGCGGAGGACGCCCTCCGCCGCCACCGCCTCGCCCTCCGCGCCAAAGCGGCGATCGGCCGCCACGCCATGGGGCGCCTCGCCTTCGAGCGCATGCTCCTCGGCTTCGTGATGCCGGAGGAGGCATGA
- the holA gene encoding DNA polymerase III subunit delta — protein MSGLEPILAQARSGKAPAILLFHGEEFLARKAAEEIVDLLVPAGQRDLNLAVLEAAASPGEVARELATVPMFRGTKVVWLRDPEFLAPRKAARGDQLARLRELWEQGRQKEAARRLLALAQKAGIDPATASAAQWKDEAGLDPSGADLEFCRDAANFAATEQIPPPGTDTAELDRLFAAGIPAGNHLVVSASGIDGRLALYKKLKDLGAEVSFKAQGREKRDVGELCREAVEPLGKRIAPAAIARLDTLVGGEQVRLLHAELEKVALYVGERPTIEAADVDAVVEASREVEFLLTNSVEKRDLAGAVEGLSQILDAGGGLPQVVASVATCVRQLLAAQEATRATGGRIPGFGAGASAWVAAFNDAGLKMGNPNAAKFKAEAAARFGRDELLWALIAAADADLEVKSGGGRLVVERLLWDLCK, from the coding sequence ATGAGCGGATTGGAACCGATCCTCGCCCAGGCGCGCTCCGGGAAGGCGCCGGCGATCCTCCTCTTCCACGGGGAGGAGTTCCTCGCCCGCAAGGCGGCGGAGGAGATCGTCGACCTGCTCGTGCCCGCCGGCCAGCGCGACCTGAACCTCGCCGTCCTGGAGGCGGCGGCCTCGCCAGGGGAGGTCGCGAGGGAGCTCGCCACCGTCCCCATGTTCCGCGGGACGAAGGTGGTCTGGCTTCGGGATCCGGAGTTCCTGGCGCCGCGCAAGGCGGCCCGCGGGGACCAGCTCGCGCGCCTCCGGGAGCTCTGGGAGCAGGGCCGCCAGAAGGAGGCGGCGCGGCGGCTCCTCGCGCTGGCGCAGAAGGCCGGGATCGATCCCGCCACCGCGTCCGCAGCCCAGTGGAAGGACGAGGCGGGCCTCGATCCCTCCGGCGCCGACCTCGAGTTCTGCAGGGACGCCGCAAACTTCGCCGCGACGGAGCAGATCCCGCCCCCCGGCACCGACACCGCGGAGCTGGACCGGCTCTTCGCCGCCGGGATCCCGGCAGGGAACCACCTGGTGGTCTCTGCGTCGGGCATCGACGGGAGGCTGGCGCTCTACAAGAAGCTCAAGGACCTGGGCGCTGAAGTCTCGTTCAAGGCCCAGGGGCGGGAGAAGCGCGACGTGGGCGAGCTCTGCCGCGAGGCGGTGGAGCCGCTGGGCAAGCGGATCGCGCCGGCCGCGATCGCGCGCCTCGATACCCTGGTGGGCGGCGAGCAGGTCCGGCTCCTCCACGCCGAGCTGGAGAAGGTGGCGCTATACGTCGGCGAGCGGCCGACCATCGAGGCCGCCGACGTGGACGCGGTGGTCGAGGCTTCACGGGAGGTGGAGTTCCTCCTCACGAACTCCGTTGAGAAGCGCGATCTCGCCGGAGCCGTGGAGGGCCTCTCCCAGATCCTCGACGCGGGCGGCGGGCTCCCGCAGGTGGTGGCCTCCGTCGCCACCTGCGTCCGCCAGCTCCTCGCGGCCCAGGAGGCCACCCGGGCGACCGGCGGGCGAATCCCCGGCTTCGGCGCCGGAGCGAGCGCGTGGGTGGCCGCGTTCAACGACGCGGGCCTGAAGATGGGCAACCCCAACGCGGCGAAGTTCAAGGCCGAGGCCGCCGCGCGCTTCGGGCGGGACGAGCTCCTCTGGGCCCTCATCGCCGCCGCCGACGCCGACCTTGAAGTGAAGAGCGGGGGAGGGCGCCTCGTGGTCGAGCGCCTGCTCTGGGACCTCTGCAAGTAG